In a genomic window of Phaeodactylum tricornutum CCAP 1055/1 chromosome 6, whole genome shotgun sequence:
- a CDS encoding predicted protein, which yields MTDVPQLRIANTANNGNTGTACPRNRSVLDYDTEAALLEALQGVHISPRVVVPSRNEEPASTVTIPPQPTTLQVTESASATHVTDWIMPDHPTSSDRTRQTPEHEAARLLVLRSYEILDSSRDDPAFDAITREVQERFQVPWACLSLIDLGRQCRKSMVGDGLSPRDTPRRDTFCGHTILDPSGLLVVPDATLDPLYRHKPAVQGSMALRFYAGCAVTTPEGYRLGALCLLDRQPRPQGLNADDQRDLRTFADRVVLELVARRNRLQSGRKRSASLAQDIKLPFGSIPTAPSSTTASETDSSGTGSDHGTSPPDSPPLRRDENKRSRVDLQALQHAIVPDTAPIMPAVSSSKTHGPPCAPKLCTDLMIPRPPPNVLLPDPQTSGVDPDTYLVQLVEALWGAKLVVKPALELENFFPVISEDQMAAYNMTVVNLARNNQVDQLRTYYQQHGRTVLDCFNRFGEGLLNMACRRGFVDMVQFLLEDVGLSVRVRDDYGRTPLHDACWNPTPQLAIGTWITQRDPVLFLIADKRSYTAFQYARQSDWAVWRQFLWDQRECLHGLTAPHVLAQFSA from the coding sequence ATGACCGACGTTCCGCAACTGCGCATTGCGAACACTGCGAACAATGGGAACACTGGGACAGCGTGTCCACGCAACCGCTCCGTCCTCGACTACGACACGGAAGCAGCCTTGTTGGAGGCCTTGCAAGGGGTTCACATTAGTCCCCGCGTCGTTGTCCCGTCCCGCAACGAGGAGCCTGCGTCCACCGTCACCATACCACCACAACCCACGACACTACAAGTTACGGAATCCGCATCCGCAACGCACGTGACGGACTGGATCATGCCCGACCATCCGACCAGCTCGGATCGGACGCGACAAACGCCCGAACACGAGGCCGCCCGTCTGTTGGTGTTGCGCTCGTACGAAATCCTCGACTCGTCGCGGGACGATCCGGCGTTCGACGCCATTACACGGGAGGTACAGGAACGCTTTCAAGTGCCCTGGGCCTGTCTTTCCCTCATTGACCTCGGTCGGCAGTGCCGCAAAAGTATGGTGGGGGACGGATTGTCCCCGCGAGATACGCCCCGGCGCGACACCTTTTGTGGACACACCATTCTCGACCCGTCCGGACTACTCGTGGTCCCCGACGCGACCCTCGATCCCCTCTACCGTCACAAACCCGCCGTCCAAGGATCCATGGCCCTGCGCTTTTATGCGGGGTGTGCCGTTACCACACCGGAAGGCTACCGATTGGGTGCCCTCTGTTTGCTCGATCGCCAACCCAGACCGCAAGGTTTGAACGCCGACGATCAACGGGATTTACGAACCTTTGCCGATCGCGTCGTGCTGGAACTCGTCGCTCGACGCAATCGACTCCAATCCGGACGGAAACGATCCGCCAGTCTCGCACAAGATATCAAGCTTCCGTTTGGATCCATCCCGACCGCGCCTTCCAGTACGACAGCCTCCGAAACCGATTCGTCCGGCACCGGCTCGGACCACGGGACGTCCCCACCCGATTCGCCGCCGCTCCGTCGCGACGAAAACAAGCGTTCCCGCGTCGATCTTCAGGCCTTGCAACACGCCATTGTACCGGACACGGCACCAATCATGCCGGCCGTTTCCAGTTCCAAAACCCACGGTCCACCGTGTGCTCCCAAGCTTTGCACCGACCTGATGATTCCCCGACCACCCCCCAACGTTCTCTTGCCTGATCCGCAAACGAGTGGAGTGGATCCCGATACCTACCTAGTACAACTCGTCGAAGCCTTGTGGGGCGCCAAGCTGGTTGTCAAGCCCGCACTGGAACTGGAAAACTTCTTCCCCGTCATTTCCGAAGACCAAATGGCGGCCTACAACATGACGGTCGTCAACCTCGCCCGCAACAATCAAGTCGATCAACTCCGCACGTACTACCAACAACACGGTCGCACCGTCCTCGATTGCTTCAATCGCTTCGGCGAAGGTCTGTTGAACATGGCCTGTCGGCGTGGCTTTGTCGATATGGTGCAGTTCCTCTTGGAAGACGTGGGATTGAGTGTACGGGTCCGGGACGATTACGGCCGCACCCCACTGCACGACGCCTGTTGGAATCCCACACCGCAACTCGCCATTGGTACCTGGATTACGCAACGCGATCCGGTCCTCTTTTTGATTGCCGACAAACGCTCCTACACGGCCTTTCAGTACGCCCGACAGTCCGACTGGGCCGTCTGGAGACAATTTCTGTGGGATCAACGGGAATGCCTCCACGGTTTGACCGCACCACACGTGCTCGCGCAATTTTCGGCCTAA
- a CDS encoding predicted protein, which translates to MEPYYEEEVTEAILPGLEWRAESRVRRPILARGGIIADEVGYGKTAITLGLIDSSQRINGDCPEPPPAYRDRLIQTKATLIIVPEHLMGQWPEEVQKFLGRSKRVIEIKSMASMNKITVEDIQKADIVVASFQILSNETYFLNLAEFSGVNASALPSNKNGGRHFDSLYNDCLEGLLVRVPHLIGDTRKVFSEIRQDAECHESANAEENFRVDGKKSAYKNGSKSSKMKAPETSKIGRERDPWGLSTSKVKASYRKMSCPPLELFFWNRLVVDEFTYLEDNKRHRALSFILGVKSSYRWLLSGTPKHSNFDDIQSLSSLLGIHLGIDESLPGVKMNRSRGVVAEETTGLESLSLYLEMHSMQWHERRHVQAQSFLDQFVRQNKAEHDEIPWEEHLIFVDLPPVERAIYLELETHLKSLDMNKNAQKTKRKSTGDRDNRMQRILQDSASAEEALLKCCSHFNMSSEAATALETITDIIKLRDTQKKELERDIVVYLASAFRQQHRILQHQSDWLLVSRSEKGEVASALQQYLREVEKRDSVTHGADDEVHDCILQLVRQAEEAFHADPSRIDSFFDVDEGDDPQEGSSPKRRRGASPQKSKKEAAEKFTERLFAMKIQLRDHLHLVRSMGKELCGRVRSLRDQVGVLSSCGHVGCLGCLRVESAAEKCVEYPSCRARVSSAHVVSSRHLGLHRADSSGGRYGRKLTVLVEKVREIIAMGDRMIVFCQFDDLKEKIRQVLLENGVPSLEVAGSVHRQIASLRVFQKEIPGPTDPRVLVLKMDDEQSAGLNLTHLNHALFVHPLLALSRAEYDAYETQAIGRIRRFGQTKTVHLHRFLARNTMDMEIWEERTKPRA; encoded by the exons ATGGAACCATATTATGAAGAAGAGGTCACGGAGGCTATACTGCCAGGTTTGGAGTGGCGAGCGGAAAGCCGTGTCCGCCGTCCAATATTGGCCAGAGGAGGCATTATCGCTGACGAG GTCGGCTACGGAAAGACCGCTATCACTCTGGGACTTATTGATTCTTCGCAGAGGATAAATGGCGATTGTCCGGAACCGCCGCCCGCTTACCGTGACCGCTTGATTCAGACGAAAGCTACTCTAATCATCGTTCCGGAGCATCTCATGG GACAATGGCCGGAAGAAGTACAAAAGTTCTTGGGTAGAAGCAAGAGAGTCATTGAGATCAAAAGTATGGCTTCAATGAACAAGATTACAGTGGAAGACATTCAGAAAGCCGACATTGTCGTTGCGAGCTTTCAGATACTGAGCAACGAGACCTACTTCTTGAACCTTGCCGAATTTAGTGGTGTGAACGCGTCGGCGTTGCCGTCGAACAAGAATGGCGGCCGGCATTTTGATTCCTTGTATAATGACTGCCTCGAGGGTCTCTTGGTGAGAGTGCCACATTTAATTGGTGACACGCGCAAGGTTTTTTCAGAAATACGTCAGGATGCTGAATGTCACGAAAGTGCGAATGCGGAAGAAAACTTTCGTGTGGACGGAAAGAAGAGCGCCTATAAAAATGGCTCCAAATCGTCCAAGATGAAGGCGCCCGAGACCAGCAAAATTGGCCGTGAACGTGATCCATGGGGGCTGTCCACTTCAAAGGTAAAGGCTTCCTACCGTAAGATGTCCTGTCCACCCTTGGAATTATTCTTTTGGAACCGACTTGTCGTTGACGA ATTCACGTACCTTGAAGACAACAAGCGCCATCGGGCTTTGTCGTTCATACTTGGCGTCAAGTCGTCGTATCGTTGGTTGCTTTCGGGAACACCCAAGCATTCTAACTTTGACGACATTCAGAGCCTTTCTTCTCTTCTGGGCATTCACCTGGGCATTGACGAGAGCCTTCCCGGGGTCAAGATGAATAGAAGTAGAGGTGTTGTCGCCGAAGAAACGACCGGTCTCGAAAGTTTGTCTTTGTACCTGGAAATGCACTCCATGCAATGGCACGAACGTCGTCACGTGCAGGCGCAATCATTTCTGGACCAGTTCGTTCGACAAAACAAGGCCGAGCACGACGAGATTCCGTGGGAGGAGCACTTAATTTTTGTAGATCTACCCCCTGTGGAGCGCGCTATTTATTTGGAACTCGAGACTCATTTGAAGAGTTTGGATATGAACAAGAACGCACAAAAGACAAAGAGGAAGAGCACTGGCGACCGCGACAATCGCATGCAACGGATTCTTCAAGATTCGGCGAGTGCGGAAGAGGCCTTGCTAAAGTGCTGCAGCCACTTTAACATGTCGTCAGAGGCCGCCACCGCGCTGGAGACGATTACCGACATTATAAAGCTTCGAGACACGCAAAAGAAGGAATTGGAACGGGACATTGTCGTCTACCTTGCATCTGCTTTTCGCCAGCAGCATCGGATTCTCCAGCATCAGTCGGATTGGCTCCTCGTGTCTCGATCAGAAAAGGGTGAGGTCGCCAGTGCTCTGCAACAGTATCTGCGAGAGGTTGAGAAGCGTGACAGTGTAACGCACGgggccgacgacgaagttcACGACTGTATCTTGCAACTTGTCCGacaagcggaagaagcctTTCACGCAGATCCCTCTCGGATCGACTCTTTTTTCGACGTGGACGAGGGTGACGATCCACAGGAAGGATCCAGCCCCAAAAGGCGTCGGGGTGCCTCCCCGCAgaaatcgaagaaagaaGCGGCCGAAAAATTTACCGAGCGCCTGTTTGCAATGAAGATCCAACTCCGCGATCATCTGCACCTTGTGCGATCTATGGGTAAGGAACTGTGTGGCCGCGTACGCAGTCTCCG TGACCAGGTCGGGGTGTTGAGTTCGTGCGGTCACGTTGGTTGTTTGGGATGTTTACGGGTCGAGTCGGCGGCGGAAAAGTGCGTCGAGTACCCGTCGTGCCGCGCGCGCGTGAGCAGCGCCCACGTTGTGTCGTCGCGTCATTTGGGGTTGCACCGGGCCGACTCGAGTGGCGGACGGTACGGCCGCAAGTTGACCGTCCTGGTGGAGAAAGTCCGGGAGATCATTGCGATGGGCGACCGCATGATTGTCTTTTGTCAATTCGACGACCTCAAGGAGAAGATCCGGCAAGTCCTGTTGGAGAACGGTGTGCCGTCGTTGGAAGTGGCGGGTTCGGTGCACCGCCAGATTGCGTCGTTACGGGTCTTCCAGAAAGAAATCCCGGGCCCGACCGATCCACGGGTGTTGGTATTGAAGATGGACGACGAGCAGAGCGCGGGCTTGAACTTGACGCATCTGAACCACGCACTTTTCGTCCACCCGCTACTGGCGTTGTCGCGTGCGGAGTACGACGCGTACGAAACGCAAGCGATCGGACGCATCCGGCGATTCGGTCAAACCAAGACGGTGCACCTGCACCGGTTTCTCGCGCGGAATACCATGGATATGGAAATTTGGGAGGAACGGACCAAGCCTCGGGCGTAG
- a CDS encoding predicted protein, whose product MASPSNEDRSDQDAFVGEWIDKYFVELDEVYRGRIVSQSAHSTNTHTNSNTDTHTSALWKVYYPADPTKSYPDSDVEELDWDEVQTGIALYRQRNGKEKENGKTKTFATRTSPRTPSSNQATSPRTFVSSATSTSISTTSASSTSSTTTTSSTTSLPKVRRTSRRRSVTQSSYRDEASVESADDETYRTARRSPRTRTSPPRALDAQLAVEPPSKRSRTAVSRSTTRRSSPTSSRSTALPCAFAVLMGARPAPRKARTAKDSVANAPSHHPSSAPEHGPLLVPPTRTQTQTPTTSHAVEGNPMADGSRFVKKPYTAGDDLPVLAQPHAMFDDLVANLTDHGRNIHVLWPLVETFRSRTLRVATMCSGTEAPVLALDLLQTSLRHALRRHAADELRTRGIDVANVLRIEHVFSCEIEPFKQAYIERNFRPPLLFRDIRELGQPQAYTAYGALRDVPNRPGCVDVLVAGTSCVDYSNLNNQKKHIDQKGESGQTFHGMMDWVDLAQPPIVIIENVSGAPWEIKVKMFEERGYAATFLRIDTKEYYIPQTRKRGYLFAIKAQTKNKVVDRPARWTAAVKSLKRPASAALDDFMLPNDDPRVLRGRARLTAESSAGEGEGRTRTVDWTKCETNHQQARSMEELGDKRPLTNWSDSGNTAMPSFGWNEWTNAQVHRIHDLMDINALRLAKLMIDCSHKTMVWNLSQNVHRDTMGVLGLSQCLTPTGVFYVANRGGPLVGEELLMLQGIPAEDLLLTKESEANLKDFAGNGMSTTVVGTVMLCALLHGHDILRGGNEREASSAVVPSLVPRSITAPSDASISLEFAHYAKEKLELGPRSSLGREDWSKLLSAASSSSKKCITEGKYESLPPGELVTCQECGFTSKVVAGMESCGQGYSLRVGCYRGHIPLQGDYPHPHLDGAFWFQEWRTAGDAHIKVQNHLVTFCEATFGKG is encoded by the exons ATGGCGTCGCCGTCCAACGAGGATCGCAGCGACCAGGACGCGTTCGTCGGTGAATGGATCGACAAGTACTTTGTCGAATTGGACGAAGTCTACCGCGGACGCATCGTCTCCCAGTCCGCACACAGCACCAATACCCacaccaacagcaacaccgACACACATACCAGTGCACTCTGGAAGGTTTACTATCCGGCGGATCCCACCAAGTCGTACCCCGATTCGGACGTGGAAGAGTTGGATTGGGACGAAGTACAAACCGGTATTGCCCTCTATCGACAGCGGAACGGCAAGGAGAAGGAGAACGGCAAGACCAAGACGTTCGCAACCCGAACGAGTCCCCGTACGCCGTCGTCCAATCAAGCAACCTCACCCCGCACGTTCGTCTCCTCGGCTACGTCAACCTCCATCTCAACAACTTCCGCGTCGTCAACCTcctcaacaacaacgacatcCTCAACAACAAGCTTACCCAAGGTACGGAGGACTTCCCGCCGACGCAGCGTTACGCAATCCTCGTACCGCGACGAAGCCTCCGTTGAAagtgccgacgacgaaacgTACCGGACCGCGCGACGCAGCCCACGAACTCGGACGTCCCCACCGCGCGCATTGGACGCCCAGTTGGCCGTCGAACCTCCATCCAAGCGCTCCCGGACGGCAGTGTCCCGGAGTACGACACGACGCTCGTCCCCGACGTCGTCCCGTTCCACCGCCTTGCCCTGTGCGTTTGCGGTCCTCATGGGAGCCCGACCCGCTCCACGCAAGGCTCGAACCGCGAAGGACTCGGTCGCCAATGCCCCCTCACACCACCCCTCCTCCGCCCCGGAACACGGCCCGTTACTAGTCCCGCCAACACGGACGCAGACGCAGACACCAACTACGTCCCACGCTGTCGAAGGCAATCCCATGGCCGACGGATCGCGGTTCGTCAAGAAACCCTACACGGCAGGGGACGACTTGCCCGTACTGGCCCAACCGCACGCCATGTTCGACGATCTCGTCGCCAATCTCACGGACCACGGCCGCAACATACACGTTCTCTGGCCCTTGGTGGAAACCTTCCGCTCCCGCACCTTGCGCGTCGCGACCATGTGTTCCGGAACGGAAGCACCCGTACTGGCCCTCGATCTGTTGCAAACCTCGCTCCGACACGCCTTGCGGCGGCACGCCGCCGATGAATTGCGGACGCGCGGCATTGACGTGGCCAACGTCCTGCGCATCGAACACGTCTTTTCCTGCGAAATTGAACCATTCAAACAGGCCTACATTGAACGCAACTTTCGTCCGCCTCTCCTCTTTCGGGATATCCGGGAACTGGGACAGCCACAGGCCTACACTGCCTACGGCGCCTTGCGAGACGTCCCCAACCGACCCGGTTGTGTCGATGTGCTCGTGGCCGGAACGTCCTGTGTCGATTATTCCAATCTGAACAACCAAAAG AAACACATTGACCAAAAGGGCGAAAGTGGACAAACATTCCACGGAATGATGGACTGGGTTGACCTGGCGCAACCTCCCATTGTCATTATCGAAAACGTCAGTGGAGCTCCCTGGGAAATCAAGGTGAAAATGTTTGAAGAACGCGGGTACGCCGCCACCTTTTTGCGTATCGATACCAAAGAATACTACATTCCCCAAACACGCAAACGCGGTTACTTGTTCGCGATTAAAGCTCAGACCAAGAACAAAGTAGTTGACCGTCCCGCGCGATGGACGGCCGCGGTCAAATCGTTGAAACGACCAGCGTCGGCGGCGTTGGACGACTTCATGTTGCCCAACGATGATCCGCGAGTTTTACGCGGCCGAGCTCGTCTCACGGCCGAAAGCAGCGCCGGTGAAGGAGAGGGCCGCACGCGGACCGTGGACTGGACCAAGTGCGAAACCAATCATCAGCAAGCGCGCTCCATGGAGGAGTTGGGCGATAAGCGACCTTTGACCAACTGGTCCGATTCCGGCAATACGGCCATGCCGAGTTTCGGTTGGAACGAGTGGACTAACGCCCAAGTACACCGAATCCACGACTTGATGGACATCAATGCACTACGCTTGGCAAAACTCATGATCGACTGCTCGCACAAAACCATGGTGTGGAATTTGTCGCAAAATGTTCACCGGGATACGATGGGTGTG CTCGGTCTATCTCAGTGTCTCACACCAACTGGAGTGTTTTACGTGGCAAATCGCGGAGGGCCACTCGTTGGTGAGGAGCTTTTGATGCTACAGGGTATCCCCGCCGAAGATCTACTGCTGACGAAAGAGTCGGAAGCGAATCTAAAG GATTTTGCCGGCAACGGAATGAGTACAACGGTTGTCGGTACAGTAATGCTCTGTGCCCTGCTGCACGGTCACGACATTCTAAGAGGTGGCAACGAGCGCGAGGCCTCGTCGGCTGTTGTACCAAGTCTGGTGCCCCGATCCATCACAGCTCCCTCGGATGCGTCTATATCGCTAGAATTTGCACACTACGCTAAGGAAAAACTCGAGCTTGGACCGAGGTCTTCGCTCGGGCGCGAGGACTGGTCGAAACTACTGAGCgcagcgtcgtcgtcctcgaAAAAGTGCATCACCGAAGGAAAGTACGAATCTCTGCCGCCGGGAGAGCTAGTGACGTGCCAGGAATGTGGCTTTACTTCGA AAGTTGTGGCAGGAATGGAAAGTTGCGGTCAAGGCTACTCTCTACGAGTCGGATGCTACCGGGGCCATATTCCTCTTCAAGGAGATTACCCGCACCCACATTTGGACGGCGCATTTTGGTTCCAGGAATGGAGGACGGCTGGAGATGCGCATATCAAAGTCCAAAATCACTTGGTTACTTTTTGCGAAGCCACCTTCGGAAAAGGGTGA
- a CDS encoding predicted protein — MQSSLRARRGVAPRRKAAVGRYQLVLAITLSVALTGLVTTQFVLSTSLYSTQEKQQRQQHKSHAKGPNPSNLRTDSFPREQLHVVVPEEQKQSERRLNESSREHESRENDHEDEQKTRPDSEKKDDLLTQQDQKTTKRNEHGPAQEGIRKHKTDHEAPEKVESPVDEDHEVQKAHRETVQKFVDDRRVRLKHRISRPKVARAASPPEVEPQIEVAPPPEKRPYDILDDPLQNPDFNKPSKPLNFTAAVPYLGVLIDGGRHFFPMDWMKRAVDRLSDLRYNLIHLRLTDDQAFNVLLDSHPELAYPAAVNNPHQQVWTASELRDLTAYAKSKGVSIMPEVNVPGHAGAWAGIPHLVVHCPEFICQRGYGLPLNVTHHDLKPILTSILKEVVDIFDDPPFLHLGGDEVNMAGPCFNEVRSPVFNYTAFEVVLKEIIADVGYPEKQVVRWEMTGQANLERAGGVEQFWESYPGERHKAAGPFFISNRLYFDTNQDQNAYEVWQNTRRFYVNDYQPEAVPTAIIAGTFELSTTWWYDRNILGRLLAVALGARNETLPKTMKDQDHEKMVLDQYQVFCDQLGYSQAICETNGGPIIPTPEYKKKWGDGWVVWKAHICERMTTTEVTKAMRPRSSDRVATQANSYFWNVFGFPAHTHTRVGQHPTLPDDLQALQRHLIPHCGVMLDTTRSLVPADRLGTILTDTVAKLGFNIAQLRLVSNKGFTFAPSSLPHTVGHSLLATKEIKVYTRSDLMGTVAKASAVGIQMIPEISMTTGSAGWYESGYLANCPNRLCEIGDASIDVTNPFLPPTVYSLIYELRSIFSSSPYIHLGSDERQDAAACYQEANPTFHADVGAFERKMVKVLEASGIANDSVLRYANSQGEVYSDRTGGVTHYGPDHATEIPADAPIFVSVDLLRDDGWTLYQRVKELVSKKPLGILAEIRTLTAPRWEGLEIPERLLVYAMAVSELPTYANAAALGERYGELCRALSDRLPGLGRRHDCALPGVVSGKVTFLADTSTFVQQQCQMATYPVTQHHAKLVAPRYNATEWEQLRGAPRVFPAAGRDPQRHHPVVIGHGKSGDESPVESVAS, encoded by the exons ATGCAATCTTCCTTGCGCGCACGACGTGGTGTGGCTCCCCGGAGAAAAGCTGCCGTCGGTCGGTATCAACTGGTCCTCGCTATTACGTTGTCCGTCGCCTTGACCGGTCTCGTGACAACTCAATTTGTGCTGTCGACTTCGTTGTATTCCACTCAAgaaaagcagcaacgacagcaGCACAAGAGCCACGCAAAGGGACCTAATCCATCCAATCTAAGGACCGATTCTTTCCCGAGAGAGCAGTTGCACGTAGTTGTGCCGGAAGAACAGAAACAATCAGAGCGGCGATTGAACGAAAGCAGTCGGGAACACGAATCTCGAGAGAATGACCATGAAGACGAGCAAAAGACCCGGCCCGATTCAGAGAAGAAAGATGATCTTCTTACGCAGCAGGACcaaaagacgacgaaacgaaacgaaCATGGTCCTGCTCAGGAAGGCATCCGCAAGCACAAGACTGACCACGAGGCTCCCGAAAAGGTGGAATCGCCAGTGGATGAGGACCATGAAGTCCAAAAGGCACACAGAGAAACAGTGCAAAAATTCGTCGACGACCGAAGAGTTCGCCTCAAGCACAGAATCTCTCGACCCAAAGTGGCCAGGGCTGCATCACCGCCTGAGGTGGAACCGCAAATTGAGGTTGCTCCGCCACCCGAAAAGCGACCTTATGACATTCTGGATGATCCCTTGCAAAATCCAGATTTCAACAAACCCTCGAAGCCGTTGAACTTCACGGCCGCTGTACCATATTTGGGTGTACTGATTGACGGGGGGCGTCATTTCTTTCCAATGGACTGGATGAAACGAGCCGTTGATCGCCTTTCTGATTTGCGCTATAATTTGATTCACTTGCGTCTTACGGACGACCAAGCCTTCAACGTTCTATTGGATTCTCATCCCGAGCTCGCTTATCCCGCCGCCGTCAACAACCCACACCAGCAAGTTTGGACGGCCAGCGAATTGCGTGACTTGACCGCTTACGCGAAATCCAAAGGAGTAAGCATCATGCCCGAAGTCAACGTTCCCGGACACGCCGGTGCCTGGGCCGGTATTCCTCACCTAGTCGTGCACTGTCCCGAATTCATCTGCCAAAGAGGCTACGGATTGCCACTAAATGTAACCCATCACGATCTCAAACCTATCTTGACGAGTATCTTGAAGGAAGTCGTCGACATTTTTGATGATCCGCCCTTTCTACATTTGGGTGGGGATGAAGTCAAC ATGGCCGGCCCCTGTTTTAACGAAGTTCGCAGTCCCGTCTTTAATTACACGGCTTTCGAAGTTGTTCTTAAAGAAATCATTGCCGATGTAGGCTACCCCGAAAAGCAAGTGGTTCGTTGGGAAATGACCGGGCAGGCTAATTTGGAACGCGCTGGCGGTGTGGAACAATTTTGGGAGTCGTATCCGGGAGAACGGCACAAGGCTGCGGGACCTTTTTTCATTTCGAACCGTTTGTATTTTGATACAAACCAGGATCAAAATGCGTACGAAGTTTGGCAGAATACCCGACGGTTTTATGTAAATGATTACCAGCCCGAGGCAGTTCCAACCGCCATTATTGCCGGCACCTTTGAgttgtcgacgacttggTGGTACGATCGCAATATTTTGGGACGTTTGTTGGCTGTTGCGTTGGGTGCCCGAAACGAAACTCTACCAAAGACGATGAAGGACCAAGACCATGAGAAAATGGTGCTTGATCAATACCAAGTTTTCTGCGACCAGTTAGGATATAGCCAGGCAATTTGCGAAACCAACGGTGGCCCGATCATCCCTACCCCGGAgtacaaaaagaaatgggGTGACGGTTGGGTAGTTTGGAAGGCGCACATCTGTGAACGCATGACGACGACTGAGGTAACCAAGGCAATGCGACCCCGCTCTAGCGACCGGGTCGCCACGCAGGCGAACAGCTACTTTTGGAACGTATTTGGATTTCCTgcgcacacacacacgcgaGTGGGCCAGCATCCAACGTTGCCAGACGATCTCCAGGCCCTCCAGCGACATTTAATTCCTCATTGTGGCGTTATGTTGGATACGACCAGATCCCTGGTTCCAGCGGATCGGTTGGGAACGATTTTGACCGACACCGTTGCAAAATTGGGTTTCAACATAGCCCAGCTGCGTTTGGTCAGCAACAAGGGCTTCACGTTTGCTCCGAGTAGTCTACCGCATACTGTAGGCCATTCGTTACTAGCAACGAAGGAGATCAAGGTATACACTAGGAGTGACTTGATGGGTACCGTTGCTAAAGCGAGTGCGGTGGGAATCCAAATGATCCCCGAAATCAGCATGACGACAGGAAGTGCTGGTTGGTACGAGTCGGGCTATCTAGCGAATTGTCCAAACCGTCTGTGTGAAATTGGTGACGCGTCGATTGACGTGACGAACCCGTTCTTACCACCCACCGTGTACTCGTTGATCTACGAGTTGCGTTCCATTTTCAGCAGCAGTCCCTATATTCATCTCGGTTCGGACGAGCGTCAAGACGCGGCAGCTTGCTACCAAGAAGCCAATCCCACGTTCCACGCGGACGTGGGAGCGTTCGAGCGCAAAATGGTCAAAGTCTTGGAGGCGAGCGGGATTGCGAACGATTCTGTACTGCGGTACGCCAATTCGCAAGGCGAGGTGTACAGCGACCGGACGGGTGGCGTCACACACTACGGTCCGGACCATGCGACGGAGATTCCTGCGGACGCACCAATATTTGTGAGTGTGGATTTGTTGCGGGACGATGGGTGGACATTGTACCAGCGGGTGAAGGAACTCGTATCGAAAAAGCCGTTGGGCATCTTGGCGGAAATCCGTACGTTGACGGCTCCCCGTTGGGAAGGCCTGGAGATTCCGGAACGTTTGCTGGTGTACGCCATGGCCGTATCGGAATTGCCCACGTACGCGAACGCGGCGGCACTGGGCGAGCGGTACGGGGAGCTTTGCCGGGCGTTATCGGATCGATTGCCGGGATTGGGTCGTCGGCACGATTGCGCGTTGCCGGGTGTCGTCTCGGGGAAGGTGACGTTTTTGGCCGACACGAGTACCTTTGTGCAGCAGCAGTGTCAAATGGCGACGTATCCCGTGACGCAACACCACGCCAAGTTGGTAGCACCCCGGTACAACGCGACCGAGTGGGAGCAACTGCGCGGGGCGCCCCGCGTGTTTCCGGCGGCGGGTCGGGATCCCCAGCGGCATCACCCCGTCGTCATCGGGCATGGAAAATCGGGGGACGAGTCCCCGGTCGAGTCcgtagctagctag
- a CDS encoding predicted protein: MASYVNRNLSQMNEAINQLDWNKNAKRAVQRTSPWVALFGLGLVGGMAAASSLTTAVAKEHFKPGLEKEFGTADGYFPSATPGASLSKPPANRNVVVGKHYDAIGDRLRNTKTRRGRIRGDTVVAE, encoded by the coding sequence ATGGCCTCCTACGTTAACCGCAACCTTTCCCAAATGAACGAAGCCATCAACCAGCTCGATTGGAACAAAAACGCCAAACGCGCAGTCCAACGTACATCCCCCTGGGTCGCACTTTTCGGTTTGGGTTTGGTCGGCGGAATGGCGGCGGCATCTAGCCTTACGACGGCAGTCGCCAAGGAACATTTCAAACCCGGCTTAGAGAAAGAATTTGGCACGGCCGACGGATATTTTCCGTCCGCCACTCCGGGAGCGTCCCTGTCTAAACCGCCGGCGAATCGTAATGTCGTGGTCGGCAAGCACTATGATGCGATTGGAGATCGCCTCCGCAACACCAAAACGCGTCGGGGACGGATCCGTGGTGACACTGTGGTGGCGGAATAG